The following DNA comes from Dermacentor andersoni chromosome 2, qqDerAnde1_hic_scaffold, whole genome shotgun sequence.
gccTTTTGCCTAATGGACTATAATTGTATCATGCAAATGTATCTCTGTATGCACGCCTATTCTGGGATTGATATATAAAGGCCGGCATTCTTCAAGTAAAAATTCATTTGGCAGTCAGCACTtgttctgtggtatttgtttctctGTTTGTCGTTGCTTCAGTCATGCGCTTTGAGCATAGTTCTAACGGTGAACAAAGTAGCCTTCATCAGTATATTACTAGAGTAATAGGTGCACTTCACCTAATGACATCTATGTGCATTGGCCATTTGCTGTCACAAAAGACTGTTTTGTGCTATTCGTAGGTTTTTTATATTGTATATTTTATAATAAAATTATGCACAGTTCCATAATCGGGAGACTATTATGGAATGCTTATGTGATTCCTCATATCAAAGCAGTATTAATAGTTTAAAAAAATTGAGCCTTTCTCTGCATCAGCAAAATAGTGATCTACAGGCATAGCCaggaaatatatatttttttctgttgacTTTAGGCAGTTTTACTATGCTTACATATAGTGCTTGAATATGCAGTTAAATTATTTTAATATCTTAAACAGTTGTGCTCACTTTGTGACCTAGGTACAGCATGAGAATTCAGGGTTTGTGAATCAAAATGACCATGTACTTCTTGCTCTGTGATTTACTAGCAGCGAAAGAGACTTGGAAGTGGTGACTTGAATGAACTGCTCTAGGCATTTATGCAGGCATGCCAATTATGGGAACCTTCTTTTTATCACAGGACAGCATTTGATTTGTGGTGGTCTCTGCATCTTTAGCTTCCACACTGTGCATATTTTACAAGCACTGAACCTATCTTTTAACAAGTACTGCACATTTGAAAGTGGCTTGTTGGCTGCAGCCTTTGCGTCATGTTTTtggtagtgttcttttttttctcgtgtgtTCTCAGATTATGTCATCGTCATAAAGTGAGCACTGTAGCACATGGGACTGGAAGATATCCACTTTGTTCGCCTTGGCTAAAAAATTTAACATTTCATCATATTAGGGAGTGCTATCATCGGCATAACTATGTACTGCACCAAGCCTTCTCTCTGTCCCATTTCATTGCAGACGGTGAACAGTTGTTGGAAGCACAACGCCGTTGTCCTGTTTGTTTAATGGTGTTCGCCAGGCCAACTACCATGAAGAGGCACATGACTCTGCATTTTCCTCATGATGCACCAAAGTATCATTGCGACATCTGCCAGAAGAGTTTCTCAAGAAAGCACTATGCCAAAATCCACCGCCTCAATGTACATGGCCTGCTCAGTACTTAGTAATGTGATATCTTCCTATCAGGACAGCACTGTGTAGCTCTAGCTTGGACTCTGCTTCCGTGCTTTTGAATCAGCAGTTATGTAACTCAAGGTTGCAGCAACACCTTGCATTTGGTCATAGACCGCTGTCATGGATAGTACTGGCAAACTTGAACAAGGAAGGCTCTGTGAACTTGAGGGCTGCTGTTCATGTTATGGTATATGTTAATGACAAAAATTTCAAGGGTCTAGATATAAACTCATAATTTGAATACACCTTTCATTCATGTCTTTGATTAGACTTCGCAACATATTTGAAGACACTTCCATGCCATTGAAGAGACAAGATTTATTTTTGGGTTAAGTGTAATGACAACCTGTTGCTAGTTCTCAAGCGTGACAATTGAAAGCACTTCCAGTAGTTCTGATTCCTGCCTAATGATAGACAAAAAAGAAGAACCGTGTTAGTATGGAGCGTGAAAGTGAAATCTCTGTGCAATGCTGACCAAGTGTGGTgtgaatgaacatctttgatctTCCTTTTATCTGCTGCTCTGCATTGGCGTAATGTCATATTCAAGCAGCATACATAACAGATCAGGTACAGATCATTTTTTCAAGCTGCAGACTTTAGACTAGTGCTTTTCAAAGATGCTGTCCAACATTCAGTCTTATTTAACTTGTCAACGTTTGTTTGGCTttagtcttgtttttttttagcttGGTAAGAATTTTTGTGAGCTATTTTTGATGCTGCTGAATGCGTAACCTTATTGCTGTTGTAAGTTTGGAACGGTTATGTTGCCTTTTGTTACAATATGGTTCATTTGCCATATGTGCAGCGTTTTGTTTAAATACACAGCTAGCCAGCTTCTGTTACTTCCAGTATTCATTGTATTATGAGGTGCAACTGGGACTGAAACTTGAAGTGCCATGGGTGAACGCATATACCCTTCGTTTGTTTACAGGCACCTTAATTGTTTCTTGTATTTTAGGGAAAAGCTTGCTGAATAGCCCACATGTGTTTTATAACAGCAATAACTAGTAATACATTATGATAATAAGATGTAACCTTCGAATCTGCTTTCATTCAGTTTTAGCTGCTCAGGAGGACTTGCAGCCAAATTTCGGACTTGACCAAAGTGCGAAGTCCAACTTATTATCAGTGATCTTTCCTGTTTTTTGTTTAGACTGGATTGTGGGAAATGTGCACTTGGATAAACTTTCACAAATACCTCACCAGATGTCTAGCTTGCTTTCTTGCTAAACACTACTCGTTAGTGATGCTCCTCATTAAGTGGCCCAAGTGGACCTCTGGGCACTCTCAACGATGTTCACATACTAGAAATTGAGAAGTGCTACCTAAATCCTCGGCACTATTTGTTACTGTTGGGCCAGGAATGGAACACTAGAAAGCTTTTGTTTGCAATAAGTTTGTTCTACTAAAAGCTTGTGCACCATCCATATACAGCTGTCTAGTGTGACAGACCTGCAGGAGTCCTTTTGCTTTACTCAGTCATGCTGTCACTACTTGGTGTACCTTATTTCTAGGATGTTAGGTTATCAATATGTTGGCTGCTTTAGGGCACTGGTGGCCACATATTGTACAAAGCAAGTATGAGAGTTGGACAGTTTAAAAAGCAGTGTTAGCAAAATATATAAGTGAGAGATTGTGTTCGCTTTCCTTGAGATGCATTAGGTCTTTCTATTTTGGGAGGTGAATTCTGTGAAAGGAAATGCTGATCCTTGGCAGACAGATACACAGGTATGTCACTCATCTTTTGTGCCAACAACTTTGCAAATTCTTTTCAGACAACCTGGATGAAAGTGGTACGACATTTGACCTTGAAAGGAAGACTCCACGCTGCAGGCTGTGTCAGCGAACGTTCTACAACAGCAGCAGCCTGAGACGGCATATGCAGCGCCACTTGGCAAATAACCGCCAGCGATTTCCATGTGGTGTCTGCTCCAAAGAGTTTACAAGAAAGGACTATGTTCGTGAGCATCGCATGAATGTTCATGGCATGCCAACTTAGTGTTGGCCATTCTATAATGGCAGTGCCAGTGGTTGTTTACTGCATCTTGCACAGAAAATCTGCAGGCCAAAAAGTGCCGCAAGGGGGCAGGTTAGGAACATCTAACTCAAAATTCGCAAACAGCTATAAGGGGTGAAGACGGTAACATcttcacccgctgtggttgctcagtggctatggtgttgggctgctgatcacgaggtcgcaggattgaatcccggccaaggcggccgcatttcgatgagggggagaatgcgaaaacacccgtgtacttagatttaggtgcacgttaaagaacccccggtggtcggaATTCCCGGAgtccctccactacggcgtgcctcataatcggaaagtggtttttgcatgtaaaaccccataatataatttattAACAgtaacatcttcgaaggagacAATGTACTGCGGTACATCCGAGacgttattagggataacttGGGCACAAAAGGAAGCATGGTTCAGACCCAAACAGAtccagcaacaacagagaagcctgagagatcAGAATTTAGCATAGAAAACTTTTACTGGataaaagcagaagaaaatgtcccTATAATAACACCACTGCAGGACCTGATCCCAATACAGCTAATTAAAAAGCTTtgtccaaagagcaaggcactgctgactaatgccattGAGCAAGCAATTAAAGCCAAGAAAATTCTGGTTGGATGGCATGAAAGCAAGGTGGAACCTCATTCAAAAAgacaaaggtgataaggataggACAAGCTTGTACAGGACAGTTACAGTCACGTTGgtgatatatagaatggcaatgcaagccataaaattagaactgttGAAGTGGCTAGGAAAAAAATTGTGTACTGGGagaactacagaatgggttcagactgggcagacgcttagaggataatatgtTTGTATTAACTCAttgcatagagatttcagtagctcagaatagacctttatggaTGGCATTTCTAGATATTAGGGGAGCCTGCGACAGcgtagacagggaattgttatgggatattctcaagcatgCAGGCATAGATGATGCTTTTGTGGAGCTGTTGAGGAAGATTAGAGACAAGCGAGtacaaattgtatgggaaggccgtaaatgtaatgaagtggtggaaattcaccaaggactgaagcaggGATGTACTCTGTCTTCattgatctgaagtgaaggcgctaaaacaacggttgacaaagaaagaacacacacacagggcacctgtgtgtgttctttcttcgtccaccgtcgttttagcgccttcacttcagatcatgcttaaccagcacgcccaactatccatcctaactgtCTTCATTGTTCAtactttatgttaagggcatagaatgCAGTGAATCCGGGTTTGGTTTATCATACACCACTGcaggacaaatggtgcaacagaaggttcctggactgatgtatgcggacaaCATAGGGCTGCTAgtggacaatgcaagagatttacagacatTTGCGAATATgtaacgcagcgacaaatctgggccttagcacagagaaatcaggaattatgatctttaaggAAGAGATGAGTAACTACATGGTGTcagttcaacagcaagtcatacccataatagtcaagcaatataaatatctcggtgtaTACATATAcaaaggaaagacttactcaaacACCCATCAAGAAAATTTGAAagtaaaggggaagcgaaatggCAGCAATAATGAAATATAGAGCACTTTGTTTGGGgtcacaataaatatgaggtggtgcgttgtatctggaaaggagtaatggtgccagcgctaaggTTTAAAATCGTATATCTTGTTGGGGCTGGATCGGTAGGCCTGTTGGCTTAAGGAGCCCATAGCAAAAATACAAATGAGGCATTGCACGTTGACATGGGTTGGGCTCGTTTTAAGTCAGAGAAGCagagagcaaaattagttttgaagaaatacTTAGGAACATAGATCAAAATAAGTGGGCGGCTAAAGCGCACAAGTATTTGCCCCTGAACTGCATgggcacagaatggaggaagaggtcaagaaaattgGCAACCAAGTTAATGAAAAGTGTAAGTGAACAACCAGGAAttgtcagaaagaaagtgagagagacagaACCAGTGAATTGTATGCAAAGAATTTACaagtacaagaatgagaagaaagaaattagaagggaaaatctgtacgataacacgaaaAGAAGTGCCTTGCTAGTTGAGGCTCAAGTTGGTTGCCTAAGGAAAaaacataccagagcaaatattcACAACTAGATGAGGTatatgtatgctgcagcaaaaatgcaGAGACCACTCAGTGAATCCTAATTAAATGTGAAGGAATTCACCAAGAAAGATTCATAGGTAACATAAACCTTCCAAAAGCGCTTGTATGTAGAGCAGATGGAAGCATCAACCGActagcagtcgagataagcaagacatttagagtattggtgggaaaaaaagcatggaagagattgatacgaccggatccgttagaagcataggtagcggtacaagttttaaaaaagagaaaaacattaaagagatgtatacaaatatgctagaatgaaaagcatgtatagcatacctgaggaactcaagcaggttaggtgactatttttcaccaccctgtttcaaaggggatgccaataaatcatcatcatcaacagaaGTCTGTGTATATATACTGTGAAATACTGTGCTATGGCCTACTGAAAAGGTATGACAGGTTGTTTTTCAGTGGCTTTTTCTTATGTGTCATATTTCCTTGTCAGTAACTCAGCTGAGCAGTTTACAATTTTGTTATAGCACTCCTTTATTTTAATTCTCAGttcaatatgtgtttcaattttcaAATCCATTGACAGTCACTGTATGTTTCAATTTGGACCAACATTCCTTAAT
Coding sequences within:
- the LOC129387851 gene encoding zinc finger protein sdz-12-like, with the translated sequence MKRHMTLHFPHDAPKYHCDICQKSFSRKHYAKIHRLNVHGLLNNLDESGTTFDLERKTPRCRLCQRTFYNSSSLRRHMQRHLANNRQRFPCGVCSKEFTRKDYVREHRMNVHGMPT